From one Rhizobium rosettiformans genomic stretch:
- a CDS encoding MurR/RpiR family transcriptional regulator — protein sequence MSESGGPQTIKDFEDRLLEVSGSLPKRLKQCADYVAANKDRIAVSTVAEMADGAGVQPSAFMRFCQIMGFTGFSEMQKLFRESFVGGWPDYSTRLQHLRDKAEGSPSALLAEFVEAGRLSLENLVKTVDPQAMEVAVKQLSEARMIHIIGLRRSFPVASYMAYAFEKMGVPAMLHSVVGRLDNHHAIREGDALLAVTFSPYSAETLELVEQVRARGIPVVAVTDTVVSPLRRMGATLLSVSEVDFGAFRSLSATLCLAITLSVAVGTARQDG from the coding sequence ATGAGCGAGAGCGGTGGACCGCAGACGATCAAGGACTTTGAAGATCGGCTGTTGGAAGTTTCCGGCAGCCTGCCCAAGCGGCTCAAGCAATGCGCCGATTATGTCGCTGCCAACAAGGATCGCATTGCGGTTTCCACGGTGGCGGAGATGGCGGATGGTGCGGGCGTGCAGCCGTCCGCCTTCATGCGCTTTTGTCAGATCATGGGCTTCACAGGCTTTTCGGAGATGCAGAAGCTGTTTCGCGAGAGTTTCGTCGGCGGCTGGCCTGACTATTCCACGCGTCTTCAGCACTTGCGGGATAAGGCCGAGGGATCGCCCTCCGCCCTTCTCGCCGAATTCGTCGAGGCGGGGCGGCTTTCGCTGGAAAATCTCGTCAAGACCGTTGATCCTCAGGCGATGGAGGTGGCCGTCAAGCAGTTGTCCGAGGCGCGCATGATCCACATCATCGGTCTGCGCCGCTCCTTTCCGGTCGCGAGCTACATGGCCTATGCCTTCGAGAAGATGGGTGTGCCGGCCATGTTGCACAGTGTCGTCGGGCGGCTCGACAATCATCATGCCATCCGGGAGGGCGATGCTCTGCTTGCCGTCACTTTCTCCCCCTATTCCGCCGAGACGCTTGAGCTGGTCGAACAGGTCAGGGCGCGCGGCATTCCTGTCGTCGCCGTCACCGACACGGTGGTCAGCCCGCTGCGCCGCATGGGGGCGACGCTTCTGTCCGTCTCGGAAGTGGATTTCGGCGCCTTCCGGTCTTTGTCGGCGACTTTGTGTCTTGCGATCACGCTGTCCGTCGCTGTCGGCACGGCGCGTCAGGATGGCTGA
- the iolB gene encoding 5-deoxy-glucuronate isomerase → MTDLLRKPSGKTGKVHDITPASAGWGYVGFGLYHLKAGERAAEQTGETEVILVLVEGKAEISGGGKAFGELGHRMSVFEKTPPHCVYVPAGSDWSAEATTDCVLAICTAPAMPGREAQQIGPDGISFVERGKGANTRYIYPIAMEDRDVADSLLVTEVFTPSGNWSSYPPHRHDEDNFPEMTYLEETYYHRLNPAQGFGFQRVFTEDGSLDETMAVSDGDVVLVPKGHHPCGVPHGYEMYYLNVMAGPLRKWRFQNHPEHDWIFRRDNP, encoded by the coding sequence ATGACGGATCTGTTGCGCAAGCCTTCCGGCAAGACCGGCAAGGTACACGATATCACGCCGGCGAGCGCTGGCTGGGGCTATGTCGGATTCGGCCTCTATCACCTGAAGGCGGGTGAGCGTGCTGCAGAGCAGACCGGTGAAACGGAAGTCATCCTCGTCCTTGTCGAGGGCAAGGCCGAAATTTCCGGCGGCGGCAAGGCGTTCGGCGAACTCGGCCATCGGATGTCGGTGTTCGAGAAAACCCCGCCGCATTGCGTCTATGTGCCGGCCGGCAGCGACTGGTCGGCGGAAGCGACGACCGATTGCGTGCTCGCGATCTGTACTGCTCCGGCCATGCCCGGTCGCGAAGCGCAGCAGATCGGCCCCGATGGCATCTCCTTTGTCGAGCGCGGCAAGGGCGCCAATACGCGTTATATCTATCCGATCGCCATGGAAGATCGCGACGTCGCCGACAGCCTGCTGGTCACGGAAGTCTTCACGCCCTCGGGCAACTGGTCGTCCTACCCGCCGCATCGGCATGACGAGGACAATTTCCCCGAGATGACCTATCTCGAGGAGACCTACTACCACCGCCTCAACCCTGCTCAGGGCTTCGGTTTCCAGCGTGTCTTTACCGAAGACGGCTCGCTGGACGAAACCATGGCGGTGTCGGATGGCGACGTGGTGCTTGTGCCGAAGGGGCATCACCCCTGCGGCGTGCCGCATGGCTACGAGATGTATTATCTCAACGTCATGGCCGGGCCGCTGCGCAAGTGGCGCTTCCAGAACCATCCGGAGCATGACTGGATCTTCAGGCGCGACAATCCCTGA
- a CDS encoding TIGR03862 family flavoprotein gives MQKSVAIIGGGPAGLMAAEHLAGKGHRVTIYDAMPTVGRKFLLAGKSGLNITHAEDYARFVTRYGAANSRLRPVLDLMTPEAIRVWAADLGTETFVGSSDRVFPKVMKASPLLRAWLKRLEGLGVTILTRHRWTGFDGDALLFETPDGQKRVTADATLLALGGASWPKLGSDAAWVPQLKAEGIEITPLRPANCGFDCDFSEHFDSRFSGQPIKSVKASSAAGTIQGEFVISKGGIEGSLIYAHSAALRDTLDRDGHAALILDLTPGRTTEKLSVDLARQDRKASFSTRLKKAANLDGVKIALLREVTPDANQLDAEALAHLIKALPLPVKRPRPIAEAISTAGGVAFDALDNHFMLKARPGTFVSGEMLDWEAPTGGYLLTACFATGIAAAEGIGRWLDTQSG, from the coding sequence ATGCAGAAGAGCGTGGCGATCATCGGCGGCGGCCCGGCGGGCCTGATGGCGGCGGAGCATCTCGCCGGCAAGGGCCATCGCGTCACCATCTATGATGCCATGCCGACGGTCGGCCGCAAGTTCCTGCTCGCGGGCAAATCCGGCCTCAACATCACTCATGCCGAGGACTATGCGCGCTTCGTCACCCGTTACGGCGCAGCCAACAGCCGGCTGCGCCCGGTGCTCGACCTGATGACGCCGGAGGCCATTCGGGTCTGGGCAGCTGATCTCGGCACGGAAACCTTTGTCGGCTCCTCCGACCGCGTCTTTCCGAAGGTGATGAAAGCATCGCCGCTCTTGCGCGCCTGGCTGAAACGGCTCGAAGGACTGGGCGTGACCATCCTCACCCGCCACCGCTGGACGGGTTTCGACGGAGATGCCCTGCTCTTCGAAACGCCGGATGGTCAGAAGCGCGTGACCGCCGACGCTACGCTTCTTGCACTCGGTGGTGCGAGCTGGCCGAAGCTCGGTTCGGATGCGGCCTGGGTGCCCCAACTAAAAGCCGAAGGCATTGAGATCACGCCGCTCCGCCCGGCCAATTGCGGCTTCGACTGTGATTTTTCCGAACACTTCGACAGTCGCTTCTCCGGCCAGCCGATCAAATCGGTGAAGGCCAGCTCTGCAGCGGGCACCATCCAGGGTGAATTCGTGATCAGCAAAGGTGGCATCGAGGGTAGCCTGATCTATGCCCATTCGGCGGCACTGAGAGACACGCTCGACCGGGATGGCCATGCCGCATTGATCCTCGACCTCACGCCGGGGCGAACGACAGAGAAGCTTTCAGTTGACCTCGCGCGTCAGGACCGCAAGGCCAGCTTTTCCACGCGGCTCAAGAAGGCCGCTAATCTCGATGGCGTGAAGATAGCACTGCTGCGTGAGGTGACACCGGATGCGAACCAGCTGGATGCGGAGGCGCTGGCACACCTCATCAAAGCCCTGCCGCTCCCTGTCAAACGCCCTCGCCCCATCGCCGAAGCCATCTCGACGGCCGGGGGCGTCGCCTTCGATGCGCTCGACAACCACTTCATGCTGAAGGCGCGCCCGGGAACCTTTGTGTCAGGCGAAATGCTGGATTGGGAGGCGCCGACGGGCGGCTATCTGCTCACGGCCTGTTTCGCTACCGGCATTGCCGCGGCCGAAGGGATCGGCCGCTGGCTCGATACGCAAAGCGGCTGA
- the iolG gene encoding inositol 2-dehydrogenase codes for MLTRLALLGAGRIGKVHAKAIAEDKRAKLVAVADAFADAANAIAAQTGCAVKTIEEIEADKDIDAVIICTPTNTHADLIERFAKAGKAIFCEKPIDLDVARAKACLETVRAVGGKVMLGFNRRFDPHFQAVRKEIDKGSIGKVEMVTITSRDPGAPPAEYIKVSGGIFRDMTIHDFDMARFLLGEEIETVQASASVLVDPKIGELGDYDSASLILTTKSGRQAIISNSRRASYGYDQRIEVHGSLGSVSAENQRPVSIEVANKDGYTRPPLHDFFMTRYTAAYAAEISAFIDALDNGTPMAPSAEDGLIALALADAAVKSAKDKSAVTVSY; via the coding sequence ATGCTCACGAGACTGGCACTTCTGGGCGCCGGCCGCATCGGCAAGGTGCATGCCAAGGCAATCGCGGAAGACAAGCGCGCGAAACTCGTCGCAGTTGCCGATGCATTCGCGGACGCCGCAAACGCCATCGCGGCCCAGACCGGCTGCGCGGTGAAGACGATCGAGGAGATCGAGGCCGACAAGGACATCGATGCCGTCATCATCTGCACGCCGACCAACACCCATGCAGACCTGATCGAACGCTTCGCCAAGGCCGGCAAGGCGATCTTCTGCGAAAAGCCGATCGATCTGGATGTTGCCCGTGCGAAGGCCTGCCTCGAGACCGTGCGCGCCGTCGGCGGCAAGGTCATGCTTGGCTTCAACCGCCGCTTCGACCCGCATTTCCAGGCCGTGCGCAAGGAGATCGACAAGGGCTCGATCGGCAAGGTCGAGATGGTCACGATCACCAGCCGTGACCCGGGCGCGCCGCCTGCCGAGTATATCAAGGTCTCCGGCGGCATCTTCCGCGACATGACCATCCATGACTTCGACATGGCCCGCTTCCTGCTCGGCGAGGAAATCGAAACGGTGCAGGCCTCGGCTTCGGTTCTCGTCGACCCCAAGATCGGCGAACTCGGCGACTATGACAGCGCCTCGCTGATCCTGACGACGAAGAGCGGCCGCCAGGCGATCATCTCCAATTCGCGCCGCGCCTCCTATGGCTACGACCAGCGCATCGAGGTTCATGGTTCGCTGGGTTCTGTCTCGGCCGAAAACCAGCGCCCGGTCTCGATCGAGGTCGCCAACAAGGACGGCTATACCCGCCCGCCGCTGCACGACTTCTTCATGACTCGCTACACGGCAGCTTATGCCGCTGAAATCTCTGCCTTCATCGACGCGCTCGACAACGGCACGCCGATGGCACCCTCGGCGGAAGACGGCCTGATTGCGCTAGCCCTCGCTGACGCCGCCGTCAAGTCCGCCAAGGACAAGTCGGCCGTTACCGTCAGCTACTGA
- the iolD gene encoding 3D-(3,5/4)-trihydroxycyclohexane-1,2-dione acylhydrolase (decyclizing), whose translation MKTIRLTAAQAMMRYLANQMNEDGVPYIAGMWAIFGHGNVAGIGEALYGIRDELPTYRGQNEQSMAHAAIAYAKQLGRRRAMAVTSSIGPGALNMVTAAALAHVNRLPVLFVPGDVFANRGPDPVLQQLEDFGDGTMSANDCFRPVSRYFDRIMRPEQLLTALPRAMRTLTDPADCGPVTLAFCQDVQAEAYDYPESFFAKKTWRFRRPEPDVVEFEAAVAALKAAKNPVIVAGGGVHFAGATDALKAFVEKHQIPVVETQAGKSALAWDHGLNFGPVGVTGAESANVVSEKADLVIGVGTRFQDFTTGSWALFKNPDRKILALNVQPYDSAKHDAIPLVADAKIGLEKLSAALGDHTYAAPDAGLKASWFAKADAVTAAPKDSNSLPTDMQVIGAVQRASRDNTVVMCAAGTMPGELHQLWKSKLPLSYHMEYGFSCMGYEIAGGLGIKMAEPDRDVIVMVGDGSYMMMNSELATAVGMGVKITLVITDNRGYGCINRLQMGTGGAQFNNLYTHSNVSPIAIDFAAHAASMGARSHKVSSISELETALNAARAATETTVIVIDTDPYPTTGAGGYWWDVAVPEVSARAEVNQARAAYEAALKERT comes from the coding sequence ATGAAGACGATCCGGCTGACCGCCGCCCAGGCGATGATGCGTTACCTCGCCAACCAGATGAATGAGGACGGCGTTCCCTATATCGCCGGCATGTGGGCGATCTTCGGTCACGGCAATGTCGCCGGCATCGGCGAGGCGCTCTACGGCATCCGCGACGAGTTGCCGACCTATCGCGGCCAGAACGAGCAGTCGATGGCGCATGCGGCGATCGCCTATGCCAAGCAGCTCGGCCGTCGCCGCGCCATGGCCGTGACCTCGTCCATCGGCCCCGGCGCGCTGAACATGGTGACGGCGGCAGCCCTCGCGCATGTCAACCGCCTGCCGGTGCTCTTCGTGCCCGGCGATGTCTTTGCCAATCGCGGCCCCGATCCCGTGTTGCAGCAGCTCGAGGATTTCGGCGACGGCACGATGTCGGCGAATGATTGCTTCCGCCCTGTCTCCCGTTACTTCGACCGGATCATGCGGCCGGAACAACTCCTGACCGCTCTGCCGCGCGCCATGCGCACGCTGACTGATCCCGCCGATTGCGGCCCGGTCACGCTTGCCTTCTGCCAGGACGTGCAGGCTGAGGCTTATGACTATCCGGAGAGCTTCTTTGCCAAAAAGACATGGCGCTTCCGCCGTCCGGAGCCTGATGTCGTCGAGTTCGAAGCGGCTGTTGCGGCGCTGAAGGCGGCGAAGAACCCTGTCATCGTCGCCGGTGGCGGTGTGCATTTTGCAGGCGCCACCGACGCGCTGAAGGCCTTTGTCGAGAAGCACCAGATCCCCGTCGTCGAGACGCAGGCCGGCAAGTCGGCACTGGCCTGGGACCATGGTCTGAATTTCGGCCCTGTCGGCGTGACCGGTGCCGAAAGCGCCAATGTGGTTTCGGAAAAGGCCGATCTCGTCATCGGCGTCGGCACGCGTTTCCAGGATTTCACCACCGGCTCCTGGGCGCTGTTCAAGAACCCTGATCGAAAGATCCTGGCGCTCAATGTGCAGCCTTACGACAGCGCCAAACATGATGCGATCCCGCTGGTGGCGGATGCCAAGATCGGTCTGGAAAAGCTCTCGGCGGCGCTCGGTGATCACACGTATGCCGCACCGGATGCCGGTCTCAAGGCCTCCTGGTTTGCCAAGGCGGACGCCGTGACGGCTGCGCCCAAGGACAGTAATTCGCTGCCAACCGACATGCAGGTGATCGGTGCCGTGCAGCGCGCCTCGCGCGACAACACGGTTGTCATGTGCGCCGCCGGCACCATGCCGGGCGAGCTGCATCAGCTGTGGAAGTCGAAGCTGCCGCTCTCCTATCACATGGAATACGGCTTCTCCTGCATGGGCTACGAGATCGCCGGCGGTCTCGGCATCAAGATGGCCGAACCCGATCGCGACGTCATCGTCATGGTCGGCGACGGCTCCTATATGATGATGAATTCGGAGCTGGCGACGGCTGTCGGCATGGGCGTGAAGATCACGCTCGTGATCACCGATAACCGCGGTTACGGCTGCATCAACCGGCTGCAGATGGGCACCGGCGGCGCGCAGTTCAACAACCTCTATACCCATTCGAATGTCAGCCCCATCGCCATCGATTTTGCCGCTCATGCGGCATCGATGGGGGCGCGCTCCCACAAGGTATCGTCGATCTCTGAGCTCGAAACGGCGCTTAATGCCGCCCGCGCGGCGACCGAGACCACTGTGATCGTCATCGATACCGATCCTTATCCGACCACCGGGGCCGGCGGCTACTGGTGGGATGTCGCGGTGCCGGAAGTCTCGGCCCGTGCCGAAGTCAATCAAGCCCGCGCAGCCTATGAAGCGGCTCTGAAGGAAAGAACCTGA
- a CDS encoding aminotransferase, whose translation MPAAPFNPLVADLSAPPVPSVFAWARAYDGASGPMIDLSQAVPGYPPHPDLFAWLAEAASARANAGYGPIEGEAPLREAYAAEVAAVYGAQVTADNIHITAGCNQAFMATVSAIARSGDAVALTDPFYFNQETTLAMMGIRRELIPLDPATGFVPTIEGIEAVLAKGVKAVALVSPNNPTGAIYPADLLRQAFDACRKAGAFLILDETYRDFLPGEGRPHDLLSIPGWEENLILLYSFSKSFCIPGHRLGAITAGPRAVSEIAKVMDNLQICAPRAPQAAVAKAIPALKAWRDENRLEILKRAETLEGVMAKLPAWKMDSLGAYFAFIRHPFLGRGSAEVAERLAKKAGVLCIPGAYFGDDCQDYLRFAFANADSATIEGLVARLSTFKLG comes from the coding sequence GCCCGATGATCGATTTGAGCCAGGCCGTGCCCGGCTATCCGCCGCATCCCGATCTCTTCGCCTGGCTGGCCGAGGCCGCTTCCGCCCGGGCGAATGCCGGCTACGGCCCGATCGAAGGCGAAGCGCCGCTGCGCGAGGCCTATGCGGCGGAGGTTGCTGCCGTCTACGGCGCGCAGGTCACGGCCGACAACATCCACATCACCGCGGGCTGCAACCAGGCGTTCATGGCAACAGTCTCGGCAATTGCGAGGAGCGGCGACGCGGTGGCGCTGACCGATCCTTTCTACTTCAACCAGGAAACCACGCTGGCGATGATGGGCATTCGTCGCGAGCTGATCCCGCTCGATCCGGCCACCGGCTTCGTCCCCACCATCGAAGGCATCGAGGCCGTCCTGGCGAAGGGCGTTAAGGCCGTGGCGCTGGTCTCGCCCAATAACCCGACGGGCGCCATCTATCCGGCGGACCTGCTGCGCCAGGCCTTTGACGCCTGCCGAAAGGCCGGCGCCTTCCTCATTCTCGACGAGACCTATCGCGACTTCCTGCCCGGCGAAGGCCGCCCGCATGATCTGCTCTCGATCCCCGGCTGGGAGGAGAACCTCATCCTGCTCTACTCCTTCTCCAAATCCTTCTGCATCCCAGGCCATCGGCTTGGCGCGATCACCGCCGGCCCCCGCGCCGTCTCGGAAATCGCCAAGGTGATGGACAACCTGCAGATCTGCGCACCTCGTGCACCCCAGGCGGCCGTTGCAAAGGCAATTCCGGCGCTTAAAGCCTGGCGCGACGAGAACCGTCTCGAAATCCTCAAGCGCGCCGAAACGCTGGAAGGCGTCATGGCCAAGCTTCCCGCATGGAAGATGGACTCGCTCGGCGCTTATTTCGCCTTCATCCGCCATCCTTTCCTAGGTCGCGGCTCGGCAGAGGTGGCCGAACGACTGGCGAAGAAGGCGGGCGTGCTCTGCATCCCCGGCGCCTATTTCGGCGACGACTGCCAGGACTACCTGCGCTTCGCCTTCGCCAATGCCGACAGCGCAACAATCGAAGGTCTGGTCGCCCGTCTTTCGACCTTCAAGCTGGGCTGA
- a CDS encoding bifunctional 5-dehydro-2-deoxygluconokinase/5-dehydro-2-deoxyphosphogluconate aldolase has translation MASLDLITIGRSSVDLYGAQVGGRLEDMASFNKYIGGSPTNIAAGTARLGLKSALITRVGDEHMGRFIREQLVREGVDVRGVKTDKERLTALVLLGIRDEHQFPLIFYRENCADMALSEEDIDPDFVAEARCVCATGTHLSNPRTEAAVLKALKIAREKGRLTALDIDYRPNLWGLAGHGDGESRFVESEKVTRKLQSTLHLFNLIVGTEEEFHIAGGSTDTIEALKAVRKVSSATLVCKRGPMGAVVFDGAIPDSLDAGQTGQGFPIEVFNVLGAGDGFMSGLLKGWLTGQDWPTSLKFANACGAFAVSRHGCTPAYPSWEELQYFFRTGIRNKALRKDEALEQVHWSTNRKNDWSTMRVFAFDHRMQLEAMAKDARVSEEKIGAFKNLCLDAALKVSDGNSGYGLLCDSRLGREALYRAAGTGLWIGRPVEWPGSRPLTLEPEIGPDFGGLVEWPVDHVVKVLAFYHPDDTPEMKSEQEQTVLRLFHAARRNRLEFLLEVIPSKVGACNDETVAKIIERFYEIGVYPDWWKLEPMKTTASWANACNAIERNDPNTRGIVVLGLDAPQAELEESFQLAAGFDLVKGFAVGRTIFGDAARKWLAGSITDGQAVEDMAARYQSLCAIWDAARQKAVSAKGGKA, from the coding sequence TTGGCTTCGCTCGATCTGATCACGATCGGTCGCTCGTCCGTGGACCTTTACGGGGCCCAGGTTGGCGGTCGGCTGGAGGACATGGCCTCCTTCAACAAATACATTGGTGGCTCTCCGACGAATATCGCCGCCGGCACTGCACGGCTCGGGCTGAAGTCGGCGCTGATCACCCGCGTCGGCGACGAGCATATGGGTCGCTTCATCCGCGAGCAGCTGGTGCGCGAGGGCGTCGATGTGCGCGGCGTGAAGACGGACAAGGAGCGTCTGACGGCGCTTGTTCTGCTTGGCATCCGCGATGAACACCAGTTTCCGCTGATCTTCTACCGCGAGAACTGTGCCGACATGGCGCTGTCGGAAGAGGATATCGATCCGGATTTCGTCGCAGAAGCGCGCTGCGTCTGCGCCACCGGTACGCATCTGTCCAATCCGCGCACGGAAGCGGCAGTCCTCAAGGCGCTGAAGATCGCCCGTGAAAAGGGCCGGTTGACGGCGCTCGATATCGACTACCGTCCGAACCTCTGGGGTCTTGCCGGTCATGGTGACGGCGAAAGCCGCTTCGTCGAATCCGAGAAGGTGACGCGCAAGCTTCAGTCGACCCTGCATCTGTTCAATCTGATCGTCGGGACGGAAGAGGAATTCCACATTGCCGGCGGTTCGACCGACACGATCGAGGCGCTGAAGGCGGTTCGCAAGGTGTCCTCGGCCACGCTCGTCTGCAAACGCGGCCCCATGGGCGCTGTGGTCTTTGACGGTGCGATCCCCGACAGTCTCGATGCCGGCCAGACCGGCCAGGGTTTCCCGATCGAAGTCTTCAACGTCCTCGGCGCCGGCGACGGCTTCATGTCGGGACTGCTCAAGGGCTGGCTCACCGGCCAGGACTGGCCGACCTCGCTGAAGTTTGCCAATGCCTGCGGTGCATTCGCCGTCTCGCGCCACGGCTGCACACCGGCCTATCCGAGCTGGGAAGAGCTGCAATACTTCTTCCGCACTGGCATCAGGAACAAGGCGCTGCGCAAGGACGAGGCTCTGGAGCAGGTGCATTGGTCGACCAACCGCAAGAATGACTGGTCGACCATGCGGGTCTTTGCCTTTGACCACCGCATGCAGCTCGAAGCCATGGCCAAGGATGCCCGCGTTTCGGAGGAGAAGATCGGTGCCTTCAAGAACCTCTGCCTGGATGCGGCACTTAAAGTCTCCGACGGCAATTCCGGTTATGGCCTGCTCTGCGACAGCCGTCTCGGTCGTGAGGCACTTTATCGCGCGGCCGGCACGGGTCTCTGGATTGGTCGCCCAGTGGAATGGCCGGGTTCGCGTCCGCTGACTCTGGAGCCCGAGATCGGCCCGGATTTTGGCGGTCTTGTCGAATGGCCTGTGGATCATGTGGTGAAGGTACTCGCCTTCTATCACCCGGACGATACGCCGGAGATGAAGTCCGAGCAGGAGCAGACGGTGCTCAGGCTCTTCCATGCGGCGCGCCGCAATCGCCTCGAATTCCTGCTGGAGGTCATCCCCTCCAAGGTCGGCGCCTGTAACGACGAGACGGTGGCCAAGATTATCGAGCGTTTCTACGAAATCGGAGTCTATCCCGACTGGTGGAAGCTGGAGCCGATGAAGACCACGGCGTCCTGGGCCAATGCCTGCAACGCCATCGAACGCAACGATCCAAACACGCGCGGCATCGTCGTGCTCGGTCTCGATGCGCCGCAGGCGGAACTTGAGGAGAGCTTCCAGCTTGCTGCCGGTTTCGATCTGGTGAAAGGTTTCGCCGTCGGACGCACCATCTTCGGCGACGCCGCGCGCAAGTGGCTCGCTGGCAGCATCACGGATGGTCAAGCCGTGGAGGACATGGCGGCCCGTTACCAGAGCCTCTGCGCGATTTGGGATGCGGCACGCCAAAAGGCGGTTTCCGCCAAGGGAGGAAAAGCATGA
- a CDS encoding DUF3833 family protein, producing MPKFSLALVGLALSLLPSAGQAADRFTFEDYFTGRTEAVGSFSAINGVKRTFTVDLTGKWDGKTLTLREDFVFDDGTKDRKTWRFTKTSPTTYSGTREDVIGETKVTLNGAVARFNYLVYLSPETQGNKVRFWDKMVLREDGTVLNTALVTKFGIPVAKTTVEFRKPGASHKTASR from the coding sequence ATGCCCAAGTTCAGCTTGGCCCTTGTCGGGCTTGCCCTGAGCCTGTTGCCGTCCGCCGGACAGGCGGCAGACAGGTTTACGTTCGAGGATTACTTTACGGGACGCACCGAGGCTGTCGGTTCATTCAGCGCCATTAATGGCGTGAAGCGAACCTTCACGGTCGATCTGACCGGCAAATGGGACGGCAAGACGCTGACGCTGCGCGAAGACTTCGTCTTCGATGATGGCACGAAGGATCGTAAGACCTGGCGCTTCACCAAGACCAGCCCGACTACCTATAGCGGCACCCGCGAGGATGTGATCGGCGAGACCAAGGTGACGCTCAACGGGGCGGTCGCCCGCTTTAACTATCTCGTCTATCTGAGCCCGGAGACACAGGGCAACAAGGTGCGTTTCTGGGACAAGATGGTGCTGCGTGAGGACGGGACGGTTCTGAATACGGCGCTCGTCACCAAGTTCGGTATTCCGGTCGCCAAGACGACCGTCGAGTTCCGTAAGCCTGGCGCCTCGCACAAAACCGCCAGCCGCTGA
- the iolE gene encoding myo-inosose-2 dehydratase, which yields MILFGTNPIAWSNDDDRRLGAHISLEQCLDETAKIGFDGIEKGHKLPTDPAGLKSVLEPRGLKFVSGWHSLNLLTNTIEEEKAAMQPFLDVLKAMGCKVIIVCETSNAIHGADDTALADRPVLSDAEWPKFGAGVEALAEFSAAQGISLVYHHHMGTVVETEAEIDKLMEHTGPHAKLLLDTGHCYFGGGNPEAVARKYMHRVGHIHAKNVRPVIADEVRTQKLSFLEGVRRGVFTVPGDSEGGVDFTPVLKVAAEHGYEGWIVIEAEQDPDVRNPFEYQSLGLKSLKGFAKDAGLI from the coding sequence ATGATCCTTTTCGGAACCAACCCGATCGCCTGGTCGAACGATGACGACCGCCGTCTCGGTGCCCATATCAGCCTCGAACAGTGCCTGGATGAAACCGCCAAGATCGGTTTCGACGGAATCGAGAAGGGCCACAAGCTGCCGACCGATCCGGCGGGTCTCAAGTCGGTGCTTGAGCCGCGCGGTCTGAAATTCGTGTCCGGCTGGCATTCGCTGAACCTGCTCACCAACACGATCGAGGAAGAAAAGGCCGCCATGCAGCCCTTCCTCGATGTGCTCAAGGCCATGGGCTGCAAGGTCATCATCGTCTGCGAAACCTCGAACGCCATTCATGGCGCCGATGACACGGCGCTTGCCGACCGTCCGGTCCTGTCTGATGCCGAATGGCCCAAGTTCGGTGCTGGCGTCGAGGCGCTGGCGGAGTTCTCGGCTGCCCAAGGCATCTCGCTGGTCTATCACCACCACATGGGGACGGTTGTCGAGACCGAGGCCGAGATCGACAAGCTGATGGAACACACGGGCCCGCATGCCAAGCTGCTGCTCGACACCGGCCATTGCTATTTCGGTGGCGGTAATCCGGAAGCGGTTGCGAGGAAATACATGCACCGCGTCGGCCATATCCACGCAAAGAACGTCCGCCCCGTGATCGCCGATGAGGTGCGCACGCAAAAGCTCTCCTTCCTCGAAGGCGTGCGTCGTGGCGTGTTCACCGTGCCTGGTGACAGCGAAGGCGGCGTTGATTTCACGCCGGTGCTGAAGGTTGCGGCCGAGCATGGCTATGAAGGCTGGATCGTCATCGAGGCCGAGCAGGACCCGGATGTGCGCAACCCCTTCGAGTATCAGAGCCTCGGCCTGAAGTCGCTCAAGGGCTTCGCCAAGGATGCCGGTCTGATCTGA